CGTCGAGACAGAATCAGATGAAGGAGAAAACTGATTTGGAGACCGCTACGCGACTTTGCCCTACACGACTTCCGCACCCAATCGCATGTTGCCAGGTGAAAGTAAGGACCATGTCAAAAACACCTTAATTAAGGTTCGTGTTGCTCTAATTTCCGTCTTTTTGATTTAAATTTCGGCCCAATTTACTTAAGGACTCAGTTAAGGCCCGGCGATAATGTTGCTCTAAACTTTTTATATTATTGTTATTGTAATACTCTATATAATAATAAAATTTTGAACTAAAGTTTTGTATAGCACAGAGGACAAGTTTCCATTTGCTTTCTATTCATTGCAATCTTGTTGATAACTATGTCACATGGGAGTTCTGGTGAGCTATGTTCGTTGACAGGATTGTGAGTAATTGTTGGGTCTCAACTCGCAAATAAATATCAATGATCAGACTGTCCTTCAAGAACATCTATCTACAAAAAAGAATTATACGCCTACCTAAACATCCAAAAGATGAATTTTTATTAGAAGCTACATGACGTACGAGACTAAACATCGATGGCGTTAACAAGGAGTGTATGGGAAACATGGCAACAGCCACTTAAACTTGCATGGCAATTGGTAACTGGTAACCGTGTTGCTCGCCTTAGTTGTAAGTTGTAACAACTGATAGATCAATACACTCTAATACATAATTTACCATTGTTATTTTCTTAAATTACATTTTTTATTAATAACGTCTTGATTTCATACTGACATGAGACGGCATAATAACTATTGGGTGTGTGTTGAGGAATTGAGTTCCGTCAATTCCGCCACGGATCGATACCGACGGAATCAAGAACACACACAATTGACCCGGTTGACGTGTTATCGAACCGCTACATCCGGTTAGGACCTTTCGGTCCCAACTTACATAAGATACAAAAATTGATTCAAATCATTTAAGAGAAACGCGAGTAGTGCTTTGATTATATTCAAAAAAAAATAAAGAGTAGTGATTTGATTTGGGTCACATGTGTTAAATGAGCCAGATTTGAACTGAAAATACGGTCGAGGGGTTCTGTAAAAGTAAATATATTTAACAACGGAAAACAGAAGCCCTATAATTTTACACCCACGTATTCTGTAGAACAAAGATGGTGATGAAGTTTTCGCAAGGGATTTTCGCACAAAGGACTTTCGCCAAATAAGCAAGATTTAATCTTTTGTTCCGGATCCTCCCTCCAATTTCTCTATTCGTTATTTTAGTATATTGTATGTGTCGTCCAGATTTGGGGATTTCATCCATTGCCTCTCTCCGTCCATATTCTCGAGGGTAAAGCATGCTTTAGCTGTCTCAAAAATTTATGGATACTGCTTTACAGCGGTCTTTGGTGGTGCTGGATTCCTTCTCGGTATGTGGTTTGTAAAGTTTTCTTATTATTTATTTTGGTTTCAGTAGAAACCTCTTATGAAACCTGTTTGCTTGGTTTCTTCTTCAGGTGGTGTGACGACAAGCCCTGTCTCAAAAGGGGATTCGGGAAAATGAAGTGGTAAGGGATTGGGTTAAAGTCTTTTTTTCTTCTTCTTTCTTGCCTATATAATTCTTCTTCTCATTCTTTTTTTGATTGTGTCTAAGCTAAGGACTGTTCTTATACATGATTCGCTAGCTTAGCTTACATAAGATTTAAATGTTAATCTTTTTAAGTAATCTCCGACCAAAACATGACTCAGTGTCTTATTCTGTTTTAGGTTTTGACTTTTTTTTTTGTATTATCAACACTACTTGAAAAATAATATTAATAAGAAAACATAGATTGTTTCTTCTTTTTTTTTAAAAAAAAGAAGAAATTATAAAAAAAATATAAAAGTACAAACATGATCAATTTGTAGACTTAAATACAAAAATCGAGTCAAATCATTTAAAAAAACGCGAGCAGTGCTTTGATTTGGGTCACATGTGTTAAATTGGCCTGATTTTAAATGAAAATACCGTCGAGGAGTTGTCGGTAAAAGTAAATAAATTTAACAGAGGAAAGCAGAAACCCTATAACTTTACACTCACGCTATTCCGCAGATCAAAGATGGTGATGAAGTTTTCGCAAGGGATTTTTGCGTAAAGGATTTTCGCCAAGGTAACCAAGATTTAATCTTTTATTCCGGATCATCCCTTCGATTTTTCTATTAGTTATTTTAGTATATTGTCAGTGTCGTCCAGGTTTGGAGATTTCTCCATTGCCTCTCCCTCCAATGTTCTCAAGAGTCAAGCATGTTTTAGCTGTCTCGAGAATTTATGGATACTGCTTTACAACGGCCTTTGGTGGTGAGGTGTTTAGCTACACCGAGACCTACCTTTTGTATTCAAATTCATGAGCTTTCTTAACATAAACTGTGCATAGGCAGTTTATATTGTTCACTTTTGGATTTGGATACACAGGGAAAAAGGTTGGTAGGAGTATTGAAGCTAGAACAACTTAATGCTAGATCTGTAGCCGCTTCACCATTCTCCTATGATGTTAAAAGGGAAGACGTTGAAGATTTGAAGCATTCTTCAGTCAGCAAATTTGGAGAAAGAAGTAGTAGCTAGATGAAGTGGGTTATACACGCGTGTGAGGCTGACTCGTCATGTGGCGGAAACGAGAGTGTTTCCTAAATTATTATTTTCACTTATAAATTTTTATTTTCACTTATAAAGTTTTCTATTTTGAGTAAAAAAGGAATTAATTAAATACCATTAGTAATCTGCAAATGTAAACAAAACAAGACGCTAAAACGTTAAAATAACCATTAAGGAATCTTCTGAATTAATCCACGTGGAAATAAGAAGGTTAGATTAAGCGCCTAATAAAATCAGAAGCCACGTGGTTACTATTATTATCACCGATCGAGAAATCGTCGCCGTTGGATCTGATATCCATCACGAGATTCTCACACCGAAGCTGACTCATCAAATGCTCGTCTCTCATCTCCTTCTGTCGCCGCAGCTCCATCACTTTCCGGTGAGAGTTCGAGTGCCTCGTCATCACGAACGTCGGACTCGAAGCCGGTCTGTACTCCGGCACGAGCCTCCCCGATTTGTACCGCACTCCGCACGCGTTGCACAGCGTCTTGGGACCCATCGGCCCCGTCCGCCACTGCGGCGTCTTATCCGTCGCGCAGTGGAGACACCGTCTCTCTCCTCCGGCTTCGCCTTCGAGTTCTCCGGCGCTGCCTTCGTGTTCTTTAGCTCTGAGCTGTTTCTTCTTCGGACCGGACTCGTCGGAGCCGGCGATTGCAAGAAGACGGGAAGCCCACGTGGAGGCTGCAGAGCGTGGTCTTTTGCTTCTCGCTTTGGCGGGAACGGAGACATTGGAGTCGTCAGTGTCGGTGGGGATGAAGATTTGATCCAACTCAGGTTCGGGTTCCGGTTCTTGTTTGGTTTGGGTTAACCGGGTGGTTTGAGGTTTTTGTAAGCCGGACAGTAACTGAAGCTTGTCTTGGTCTTCTTTTGAG
This sequence is a window from Brassica oleracea var. oleracea cultivar TO1000 chromosome C1, BOL, whole genome shotgun sequence. Protein-coding genes within it:
- the LOC106293611 gene encoding GATA transcription factor 9-like, giving the protein MEQQQQQLTPELFPVAGNADSFVVDDLLDFSNENGQPDDGLEPFPDSSTVSTGTLADSSNSSSSFYTDGSVFSDDLCVPSEDLAELEWLSNLVEESFSKEDQDKLQLLSGLQKPQTTRLTQTKQEPEPEPELDQIFIPTDTDDSNVSVPAKARSKRPRSAASTWASRLLAIAGSDESGPKKKQLRAKEHEGSAGELEGEAGGERRCLHCATDKTPQWRTGPMGPKTLCNACGVRYKSGRLVPEYRPASSPTFVMTRHSNSHRKVMELRRQKEMRDEHLMSQLRCENLVMDIRSNGDDFSIGDNNSNHVASDFIRRLI